From the genome of Phalacrocorax aristotelis chromosome 15, bGulAri2.1, whole genome shotgun sequence, one region includes:
- the PISD gene encoding phosphatidylserine decarboxylase proenzyme, mitochondrial isoform X3, producing the protein MCQSNTLQGPDLHTGKWLRSGNGGSSSCAGDQHPQLESPGPAGSAGGTPNRRTRFRLQFPQLALRRRLGQLSCMSRPALKLRSWPLTILYYLLPFGALKPLTRVGWRPMSRVALYKSVPTRLLSRAWGRLNQVELPTWLRKPVYSLYIWTFGVNMKEAAVEDLHHYRNLSEFFRRKLKPQARPVCCLHSVISPSDGKILNFGQVKNCEVEQVKGVTYSLESFLGPRISTEELHFSQAPPGNSFQQQLVTKEGNELYHCVIYLAPGDYHCFHSPTDWRVSHRRHFPGSLMSVNPGVARWIKELFCHNERVVLTGDWKHGFFSLTAVGATNVGSIRIYFDQDLHTNSPCYSKGSYNDFSFISNNNKEGIPMRKGEHLGEFNLGSTIVLIFEAPKDFKFHLKAGQKIRFGEALGSL; encoded by the exons ATGTGTCAGTCAAACACCCTGCAGGGACCAGATCTGCACACAGGGAAATG GCTGCGTTCAGGGaacggtggcagcagcagctgtgccgGGGACCAGCACCCACAATTGGAGAGCCCAGGCCCGGCTGGCTCTGCCGGTGGTACACCAAATAGGAGAACTCGTTTCAG GTTGCAATTTCCCCAGCTGGCCCTGAGGCGAAGGTTGGGCCAGCTAAGCTGTATGTCTAGGCCTGCTCTGAAACTCCGTTCTTGGCCTCTGACTATTCTCTATTATCTTCTGCCTTTCGGTGCTCTTAAACCGTTGACCAGAGTGGGATGGAGGCCTATGAGCAGG gTTGCTCTGTACAAATCCGTACCGACTCGACTGCTCTCACGAGCATGGGGTCGCCTGAACCAGGTGGAGCTGCCTACATGGCTCCGGAAGCCGGTTTACAGCCTGTACATCTGGACATTTGGAGTGAACATGAAGGAGGCAGCTGTTGAAGATCTACATCACTATAGAAACCTCAGTGAATTCTTCCGCAGGAAGCTGAAACCACAGGCGCGGCCAGTCTGCTGTTTGCACAGCGTG ATTAGTCCCTCTGATGGAAAGATCCTGAATTTTGGACAGGTAAAAAACTGTGAAGTGGAGCAAGTAAAAGGGGTCACCTATTCTCTGGAATCCTTCTTGGGACCTCGCATCTCCACAGAGGAACTGCATTTTAGCCAGG CCCCACCTGGTAACTCCTTTCAGCAACAACTAGTCACAAAGGAGGGGAACGAGCTCTATCATTGTGTGATCTACCTTGCACCAGGGGATTATCACTGCTTCCACTCACCCACTGACTGGAGAGTGTCGCACCGACGTCACTTCCCAG GCTCTCTGATGTCTGTGAATCCTGGAGTTGCTCGGTGGATCAAGGAACTGTTCTGCCACAATGAACGGGTCGTCCTTACAGGTGACTGGAAACACggctttttctctttaacagctGTAGGAGCAACAAACGTGGGCTCTATCCGCATCTACTTCGACCAG GACTTGCATACCAACAGCCCCTGTTACTCTAAAGGTTCCTACAATGACTTCAGCTTCATATCCAACAACAACAAGGAGGGAATCCCCATGAGGAAAGGGGAACACTTAGGGGAATTTAACTTAGGCTCTACGATTGTACTGATCTTCGAGGCACCCAAGGACTTCAAATTCCACCTCAAAGCGGGACAGAAAATCCGCTTCGGAGAAGCACTGGGCTCTCTATAG
- the PISD gene encoding phosphatidylserine decarboxylase proenzyme, mitochondrial isoform X4, which yields MCQSNTLQGPDLHTGKWLQFPQLALRRRLGQLSCMSRPALKLRSWPLTILYYLLPFGALKPLTRVGWRPMSRVALYKSVPTRLLSRAWGRLNQVELPTWLRKPVYSLYIWTFGVNMKEAAVEDLHHYRNLSEFFRRKLKPQARPVCCLHSVISPSDGKILNFGQVKNCEVEQVKGVTYSLESFLGPRISTEELHFSQAPPGNSFQQQLVTKEGNELYHCVIYLAPGDYHCFHSPTDWRVSHRRHFPGSLMSVNPGVARWIKELFCHNERVVLTGDWKHGFFSLTAVGATNVGSIRIYFDQDLHTNSPCYSKGSYNDFSFISNNNKEGIPMRKGEHLGEFNLGSTIVLIFEAPKDFKFHLKAGQKIRFGEALGSL from the exons ATGTGTCAGTCAAACACCCTGCAGGGACCAGATCTGCACACAGGGAAATG GTTGCAATTTCCCCAGCTGGCCCTGAGGCGAAGGTTGGGCCAGCTAAGCTGTATGTCTAGGCCTGCTCTGAAACTCCGTTCTTGGCCTCTGACTATTCTCTATTATCTTCTGCCTTTCGGTGCTCTTAAACCGTTGACCAGAGTGGGATGGAGGCCTATGAGCAGG gTTGCTCTGTACAAATCCGTACCGACTCGACTGCTCTCACGAGCATGGGGTCGCCTGAACCAGGTGGAGCTGCCTACATGGCTCCGGAAGCCGGTTTACAGCCTGTACATCTGGACATTTGGAGTGAACATGAAGGAGGCAGCTGTTGAAGATCTACATCACTATAGAAACCTCAGTGAATTCTTCCGCAGGAAGCTGAAACCACAGGCGCGGCCAGTCTGCTGTTTGCACAGCGTG ATTAGTCCCTCTGATGGAAAGATCCTGAATTTTGGACAGGTAAAAAACTGTGAAGTGGAGCAAGTAAAAGGGGTCACCTATTCTCTGGAATCCTTCTTGGGACCTCGCATCTCCACAGAGGAACTGCATTTTAGCCAGG CCCCACCTGGTAACTCCTTTCAGCAACAACTAGTCACAAAGGAGGGGAACGAGCTCTATCATTGTGTGATCTACCTTGCACCAGGGGATTATCACTGCTTCCACTCACCCACTGACTGGAGAGTGTCGCACCGACGTCACTTCCCAG GCTCTCTGATGTCTGTGAATCCTGGAGTTGCTCGGTGGATCAAGGAACTGTTCTGCCACAATGAACGGGTCGTCCTTACAGGTGACTGGAAACACggctttttctctttaacagctGTAGGAGCAACAAACGTGGGCTCTATCCGCATCTACTTCGACCAG GACTTGCATACCAACAGCCCCTGTTACTCTAAAGGTTCCTACAATGACTTCAGCTTCATATCCAACAACAACAAGGAGGGAATCCCCATGAGGAAAGGGGAACACTTAGGGGAATTTAACTTAGGCTCTACGATTGTACTGATCTTCGAGGCACCCAAGGACTTCAAATTCCACCTCAAAGCGGGACAGAAAATCCGCTTCGGAGAAGCACTGGGCTCTCTATAG
- the PISD gene encoding phosphatidylserine decarboxylase proenzyme, mitochondrial isoform X1 — protein sequence MSNLLQTNNPATLVAEIQVGNRGGIQRQTSGGIRNCDAVSSLLCRRKQRKRGRGKKTEPCNQPSTLTMCQSNTLQGPDLHTGKWLQFPQLALRRRLGQLSCMSRPALKLRSWPLTILYYLLPFGALKPLTRVGWRPMSRVALYKSVPTRLLSRAWGRLNQVELPTWLRKPVYSLYIWTFGVNMKEAAVEDLHHYRNLSEFFRRKLKPQARPVCCLHSVISPSDGKILNFGQVKNCEVEQVKGVTYSLESFLGPRISTEELHFSQAPPGNSFQQQLVTKEGNELYHCVIYLAPGDYHCFHSPTDWRVSHRRHFPGSLMSVNPGVARWIKELFCHNERVVLTGDWKHGFFSLTAVGATNVGSIRIYFDQDLHTNSPCYSKGSYNDFSFISNNNKEGIPMRKGEHLGEFNLGSTIVLIFEAPKDFKFHLKAGQKIRFGEALGSL from the exons ATGTCCAACCTCCTACAAACCAACAATC CTGCAACTCTCGTAGCAGAGATTCAAGTGGGAAACAGAGGGGGAATCCAGAGACAAACCAGCGGGGGAATTAGGAACTGTGACGCCGTGTCCTCTCTCCTGTGCCgaaggaagcaaaggaaaagaggtAGAGGAAAAAAGACTGAGCCTTGCAACCAACCGTCCACCCTGACGATGTGTCAGTCAAACACCCTGCAGGGACCAGATCTGCACACAGGGAAATG GTTGCAATTTCCCCAGCTGGCCCTGAGGCGAAGGTTGGGCCAGCTAAGCTGTATGTCTAGGCCTGCTCTGAAACTCCGTTCTTGGCCTCTGACTATTCTCTATTATCTTCTGCCTTTCGGTGCTCTTAAACCGTTGACCAGAGTGGGATGGAGGCCTATGAGCAGG gTTGCTCTGTACAAATCCGTACCGACTCGACTGCTCTCACGAGCATGGGGTCGCCTGAACCAGGTGGAGCTGCCTACATGGCTCCGGAAGCCGGTTTACAGCCTGTACATCTGGACATTTGGAGTGAACATGAAGGAGGCAGCTGTTGAAGATCTACATCACTATAGAAACCTCAGTGAATTCTTCCGCAGGAAGCTGAAACCACAGGCGCGGCCAGTCTGCTGTTTGCACAGCGTG ATTAGTCCCTCTGATGGAAAGATCCTGAATTTTGGACAGGTAAAAAACTGTGAAGTGGAGCAAGTAAAAGGGGTCACCTATTCTCTGGAATCCTTCTTGGGACCTCGCATCTCCACAGAGGAACTGCATTTTAGCCAGG CCCCACCTGGTAACTCCTTTCAGCAACAACTAGTCACAAAGGAGGGGAACGAGCTCTATCATTGTGTGATCTACCTTGCACCAGGGGATTATCACTGCTTCCACTCACCCACTGACTGGAGAGTGTCGCACCGACGTCACTTCCCAG GCTCTCTGATGTCTGTGAATCCTGGAGTTGCTCGGTGGATCAAGGAACTGTTCTGCCACAATGAACGGGTCGTCCTTACAGGTGACTGGAAACACggctttttctctttaacagctGTAGGAGCAACAAACGTGGGCTCTATCCGCATCTACTTCGACCAG GACTTGCATACCAACAGCCCCTGTTACTCTAAAGGTTCCTACAATGACTTCAGCTTCATATCCAACAACAACAAGGAGGGAATCCCCATGAGGAAAGGGGAACACTTAGGGGAATTTAACTTAGGCTCTACGATTGTACTGATCTTCGAGGCACCCAAGGACTTCAAATTCCACCTCAAAGCGGGACAGAAAATCCGCTTCGGAGAAGCACTGGGCTCTCTATAG